Proteins from a single region of Ziziphus jujuba cultivar Dongzao chromosome 1, ASM3175591v1:
- the LOC107421942 gene encoding G-type lectin S-receptor-like serine/threonine-protein kinase RKS1: MDLPSPFSKLLLIIFLFLPFTISGLDTITSTHPLRDGEVLVCARKAFALGFFSPPNSHKRYVGIWYKNVTQQTVVWVANRDNPINDSSGVLAINGRGKLIIYGHQSPEHPIWVANISARSSPNNNNSVAKLLDVGNLVLFHNTTSQQNDVVWQSFDYPTDTMLPFMKLGLDRKSGLDRFLTSWKSTDDPGTGNCSYRIDPNGYPQLFLYKGRVPWWRGGPWTGHRWSGVPEMTPNFIFNVSYVNNQDEISITYGILNDSIFSKMAVEESGLVERSTWQVQTQGWNKFWSAPTEWCDEYGKCGANGNCDPSITDKFECSCLPGFEPKSPRDWFLRDASSGCVRKQGVRTCRSGEGFVRLTRVKAPDTSKARVNMSLGLKACEEVCLGDCNCTGYMSADDRQGGIGCLTWHGNLVDTRMYPTVGQDLYVRVDATTLAEYAKGSNNSISKGWKVAISVGSAMVLCFFLVLLAYLKAKRKRKVKERQNAFPYSASLNSTYFEDSPARKELDESTRNSDLPFFGISTIAAATGKFSDANKLGEGGFGSVYKGVLHNGKEIAVKRLSKYSGQGSEEFKNEVMLIAKLQHRNLVRILGFCVHEDEKMLIYEYLPNKSLDFFIFNETNRKILDWRKRFDIICGIARGILYLHQDSRLRIIHRDLKASNILLDEAMNPKIADFGMARIFGTDQIEANTNRVVGTYGYMSPEYAMEGLFSIKSDVYSFGVLMLEIITGKKNSGYFHEETDSNLVGHVWNLWRDGKCVEILDSSLDESFTKEASRCIQIGLLCVQEHASDRPSMSTVIFMLGNDAALPYPKPPAFVIKRSGTSGDPSTSANSINEVTCTVIEAR; encoded by the exons ATGGATCTTCCTTCTCCTTTCAGTAAACTACTACTCATCATCTTCCTTTTCCTACCCTTTACTATTTCCGGCCTTGACACAATTACTTCGACCCACCCTCTCAGAGATGGCGAGGTCCTAGTCTGTGCTCGAAAAGCCTTCGCTCTCGGGTTCTTCAGCCCTCCAAATTCCCACAAACGCTATGTTGGAATTTGGTATAAGAACGTTACTCAGCAAACCGTTGTTTGGGTCGCAAACAGAGACAATCCCATCAATGATTCCTCTGGAGTATTGGCCATCAATGGCCGTGGAAAACTCATCATCTATGGCCATCAAAGCCCAGAACATCCTATTTGGGTCGCGAATATTTCAGCACGCTCTTCGCCAAACAACAACAACTCCGTAGCCAAGCTTTTAGATGTCGGAAATCTTGTTCTCTTTCACAACACCACTTCGCAGCAGAACGATGTCGTATGGCAAAGCTTCGATTACCCAACGGACACCATGCTTCCTTTCATGAAACTTGGGCTGGACCGCAAATCCGGATTGGACCGGTTCCTGACTTCTTGGAAGTCCACGGATGATCCGGGTACAGGAAACTGCTCCTACAGGATCGATCCGAATGGATATCCACAGCTCTTCTTGTATAAGGGTCGGGTTCCCTGGTGGCGTGGTGGACCTTGGACGGGTCATAGATGGAGCGGTGTACCGGAGATGACACCCAATTTTATCTTCAATGTCAGTTACGTAAATAATCAGGACGAGATTTCGATCACGTATGGTATTCTCAACGATTCTATATTTTCGAAAATGGCAGTGGAAGAATCAGGACTCGTTGAGAGATCCACGTGGCAAGTTCAAACCCAAGGATGGAACAAGTTCTGGTCTGCCCCAACGGAGTGGTGCGACGAGTACGGCAAGTGTGGGGCGAACGGTAATTGCGACCCCAGTATTACGGATAAATTCGAGTGCTCGTGCTTACCAGGCTTCGAACCCAAGTCGCCACGGGATTGGTTCCTCAGAGACGCGTCGAGTGGGTGCGTGAGGAAACAAGGGGTTCGCACGTGCAGGAGTGGAGAAGGGTTCGTGAGATTGACACGTGTGAAGGCTCCCGACACTTCAAAGGCACGTGTGAATATGAGTTTGGGTTTGAAAGCGTGCGAAGAGGTTTGCTTGGGGGATTGTAATTGTACGGGTTACATGAGTGCAGATGACAGACAGGGAGGGATTGGGTGCTTGACATGGCACGGGAATTTGGTGGACACTAGGATGTATCCCACTGTGGGGCAAGATCTTTACGTACGTGTGGATGCTACTACGCTAG CTGAATATGCAAAAGGGTCAAATAATTCTATCAGCAAGGGTTGGAAAGTGGCAATTTCGGTAGGGTCAGCTATGGTACTATGCTTTTTTCTGGTTCTCCTAGCTTATCTGAAGgcaaagaggaaaagaaaag TGAAAGAAAGGCAGAACGCATTTCCATATAGTGCTTCCTTGAATTCAACCTATTTTGAAGACTCTCCAGCGAGAAAGGAGCTTGATGAAAGTACAAGAAATTCAGATTTACCATTCTTCGGCATAAGTACCATAGCGGCAGCAACAGGCAAATTTTCTGATGCTAACAAGCTTGGAGAAGGTGGTTTTGGCTCCGTTTATAAG GGGGTACTCCATAATGGAAAGGAAATAGCAGTGAAAAGACTATCGAAGTATTCTGGGCAAGGCAGTGAAGAGTTCAAGAATGAAGTTATGCTTATTGCAAAACTCCAACACAGGAACCTTGTGAGGATTTTAGGTTTCTGCGTTCATGAAGACGAGAAGATGTTAATCTATGAGTACttgccaaataaaagcttgGACTTCTTCATTTTTA ATGAAACAAATAGGAAAATATTAGATTGGAGGAAACGCTTTGATATAATTTGTGGGATTGCTCGAGGGATCTTATATCTTCATCAAGATTCAAGATTAAGAATCATACATAGAGATCTAAAGGCCAGCAATATTCTACTAGATGAAGCTATGAACCCCAAAATAGCAGATTTTGGCATGGCTAGAATATTTGGAACGGACCAAATTGAAGCAAATACAAATCGCGTGGTGGGAACATA TGGTTACATGTCTCCAGAATATGCAATGGAAggattattttcaataaaatcagACGTATACAGTTTTGGAGTTTTGATGCTTGAGATTATTACCGGAAAAAAGAATTCTGGTTACTTTCATGAGGAGACCGACTCCAATTTGGTTGGACAT GTTTGGAACTTGTGGCGAGATGGAAAATGCGTGGAAATACTTGACTCATCTTTGGATGAATCATTTACTAAAGAAGCATCAAGATGCATACAAATAGGGCTGCTATGCGTGCAAGAGCATGCATCGGATAGACCATCCATGTCAACAGTTATATTCATGTTGGGTAATGATGCAGCTCTTCCTTACCCAAAGCCACCTGCATTTGTAATAAAGAGAAGCGGCACTAGCGGAGACCCATCAACCAGTGCTAATTCTATTAATGAAGTGACATGTACTGTGATTGAAGCTCGCTAA